DNA sequence from the Oncorhynchus nerka isolate Pitt River linkage group LG9b, Oner_Uvic_2.0, whole genome shotgun sequence genome:
agcggggctatatacaggtgttaccTGTACAGTCCATGttcgggggcaccggtgtcgaggtaatatgtacatgtagttatagttattaaagtgactatgcatagataacagagtagcagcagtgtagaagaggggggtgggggcaatgcaaatagtctgggtagccatttgattagatgttcaggagtctaatTGCTTGAGTGTAGATGCTTTTTAGAAGccccttggacctagacttggggctccggtaccgcttcctgtgcggtagcagagagaacagtatgacACAGGTGGCTGGAGTGTTTGATCATTTTTAGgttcttcctctgacacagcctggtataggggtcctggatggcaggaagcttggccccggtgatttACTGGGCCTTACGCACTATCCTCTGTGTAGTGCCTTGCCGGTCGCAGGCTGAGCAGTTCCCATACCATGCAGTGaagcaacccgtcaggatgctctcaatggtgttgctgtaaaaccttttgaggatctgaggacccatggcaAATATTTTCTTGATGGGGAAGGGGTTTGGTCGTGCTCTCTTCATGACtgccttggtgtgcttggaccatgttagtttgttgatgtggacgccaaggaacttgaagctctcaacctgctccactacagcctcgttgTTGAAAATGGGTgtgtgctctgtcctccttttcctgtagtccacaatcctcACCCcaagagtaaaaatgaacagtttaggtttccatagccgcaggcagaacagttgaaactggaacagcggcaaggccaggtggactggggaccgcaaggagtcatcatgccaggtagtcctgacgcatggtcctagggctcaggtcctccgagagagagaattagagagagcatacttaaattcacacaggacaccggatacgactcccattcggagtcagtgtcactgtgaaagaaaatgttcagttagaatagtttcacatgagTCCTGTATCAACTGGTATAATACACagatatctagacttagatttagctttccctgacttggTCGCCATAATATTGATATAATCTGAATCTGCGCGTTTACCAAACAATGCAGTGCGTAATGTGCGtagctccttccggtatgaaacttcaatagcgaatgactcACTTTACGCTGaagcttactacatgggttggtcttgcaacacataaacatggcgtattgccgtttagctcagctcattggctatctacccagctagatttcaagacgatcagtggtcattgggttaaaagtcaatcaacgaaacagcgggcaaatcattggtgcacaatgtcatgacttgttgtcttcaaatcggtttctttcagtcaatacgtcccgcgaaatggcccattgattgtgttacaaacaaaccagttgattgcagtgaaaccaaacatgactggaaaagtcacattctctgtgggttatttacctggaatgtgtcgtcgaaaatggaatgagacggaattcacgacacaagcggttcacaaaatgtttcgtgttaggctataaaaacagatttttatcaaacaaaagatcattaattgtgtaacaatgagcattggaattgcaaacagacgaagatcgtcaaaggtaaacgatttatttTAATGCATTTTGTGAtttatgttacgcctgtgctggttaaatttattttattttatggggctctatgctcagataatcccatcgtattctttcgcagtaaatccttttttaaatctgacaacgcagttggattagcaagattctaggctttcgatacatgtgagacacttgtattttcatgaacgtTTAATGACTATTTAAGTAGCGATCCATGCGCAGAGagattaaagtaatgatggactgtttcactttgcttttttgagctattttaccaaatagggcaatttttttgtataccacccctaccttgtcacaacacaactgattggctcaaacgcatttgaAGGAATACAATTCCACaaatgattacatttacatttaagtcatttagcagacactcttatccagagcgacttacaaattggtgcattcaccttatgacatccagtggaacagccactttacaatagtgcatctaaatcttttaaggggggtgagaaggattactttatcctatcctaggtgttccaaagaggtggggtttcaggtgtctccggaaggtggtgattgactccgctgtcctggcgtcgtgagggagtttgttccaccattggggggccagagcagcgaacagttttgactgggctgagcgggaactgtacttcctcagtggtagggaggcgagcaggccagaggtggatgaacgcagtgcccttgtttgggtgtagggcctgatcagagcctggaggtactgaggtgccgttcccctcacagctccgtaggcaagcaccatggtcttgtagcggatgcgagcttcaactggaagccagtggagagagcggaggagcggggtgacgtgagagaacttgggaaggttgaacaccagacgggctgcggcgttctggatgagttgtaggggtttaatggcacaggcagggagcccagccaacagcgagttgcagtaatccagacgggagatgacgagtgcctggattaggacctgcgccgcttcctgtgtgaggcagggtcgtactctgcggatgttgtagagcatgaacctacaggaacgggccaccgccttgatgttagttgagaacgacagggtgttgtccaggatcacgccaaggttcttagcgctctgggaggacacagtggagttgtcaaccgtgatggcgagatcatggaacggcagtccttccccgggaggaagagcagctccgtcttgccgaggttcagcttgaggtggtgatccgtcatccacactgatatgtctgccagacatgcagagatgcgattcgccacctggtcatcagaagggggaaaggagaagattaattgtgtgtcgtctgcatagcaatgataggagagaccatgtgaggttatgacagagccaagtgacttggtgtatagcgagaataggagagggcctagaacagagccctgggggacaccagtggtgagagcacgtggtgtggagacggattctcgccacgccacctggtaggagcgacctgtcaggtaggacgcaatccaagcgtgggccgcgccggagatgcccaactcggagagggtggagaggaggatctgatggttcacagtatcgaaggcagccgatgggtctagaaggatgagagcagaggagagagagttagctttagcagtgcggagcgcctccgtgatacagagaagagcagtctcagttgaatgactagtcttgaaacctgactgatttggatcaagaaggtcattctgagagagatagcgggagagctggccaaggacggcacgttcgagagttttggagagaaaagaaagaagggatactggtctgtagttgttgacatcggagggatcgagtgtaggttttttcagaaggggtgcaactctcgctctcttgaagactgaagggacgtagccagcggtcagggatgagttgatgagcgaggtgaggtaagggagaaggtctccggaaatggtctggagaagagaggagggaatagggtcaagcgggcaggttgttgggcggccggccgtcacaagacgcgagatttcatctgggagagaggggagaaagaggtcagagcacagggtagggcagtgtgagcagaaccagcggtgtcgtttgacttagcaaacgaggatcggatgtcgtcgaccttcttttcaaaatggttgtgaagtcatctgcagagagggaggagggggggaggaggattcaggagggaggaaaaggtggcaaagagcttcctagggttagaggcagatgcttggaatttagagtggtagaaagtggctttagcagcagagacagaagaggaaaatgtagagaggagggagtgaaaggatgccaggtccgcagggaggcgagttttcctccatttccgctcggctgcccggagccctgttctgtgagctcgcaatgagtcgtcgagccacggagcgggaggggaggaccgagccggcctggaggataggggacatagagagtcaaaggatgcagaaagggaggagaggagggttgaggaggcagaatcaggagataggttggagaaggtttgagcagagggaagagatgataggatggaagaggagagagtagcgggggagagagagcgaaggttgggacggcgcgataccatccgagtaggggcagtgtgggaagtgttggatgagagcgagagggaaaaggatacaaggtagtggtcggagacttggaggggagtttcaatgaggttagtggaagaacagcatctagtaaagatgaggtcgagcgtattgcctgccttgtgagtagggggggaaggtgagagggagaggtcaaaagaggagaggagtggaaaggaggcagagaggaatgagtcaaaggtagacgtggggaggttaaagtcgcccagaactgtgagaggtgcccgtcctcaggaaaggagcttatcaaggcatcaagctcattgatgaactctccgagggaacctggagggcgataaatgataaggatgttaagcttgaaagggctggtaactgtgacagcatggaattcaaaggaggcgatagacagatgggtaaggggagaaagagagaatgaccacttgggagagatgaggatcccggtgccaccaccccgctgaccagaagctctcggggtgtgcgagaacacgtgggcggacgaagagagagcagtaggagtagcagtgttatctgtggtgatccatgtttctgtcagtgccaagaagtcgagggactggagggaggcataggctgagatgaactctgccttgttggccgcagatcggcagttccagaggctaccggagacctggaactccacgtgggtcgtgcgcgctgggaccaccagattagggtggccgcggccacgcggtgtggagcgtttgtatggtctgtgcagagaggagagaacagggatagacagacacatagttgacaggctacagaagaggctacgctaatgcaaaggagattggaatgacaagtggactacacgtctcgaatgttcagaaagttgagcttacgtagcaagaatcttattgactaaaatgattaaaatgatacagtactgctgaagtaggctagctggcagtggctgcgttgttgactttgtaggctagctggcagtggctgcgttgttgattcgggggctagctggctagctagcagtgttgattacgttacgttgcgttaaaagaacgacaatagctggctagctaacctagaaaatcgctctagactacacaattatctttgatacagagacggctatgtagctagctatgtagctagctacgatcaacaaatcaaaccgttgtactgtaatgaaatgaaaatgtgatactacctgtggagcgaggcggaatgaatgcgaccgggttgttgagttctattcggtagacgttggctagctgttggctagctagcagtgtctcctacgttaaggacgacaaatagctggctagctaacctcggtaaattaagataatcactctaaaactacacactctaaactacacaattatcttggatacgaagacagcaaagacaactatgtagctagctaacactacactaatcaagtcgttcagttgagggtaatagtttctacagtgctgctattcggtagccggtggacgttagctagctggctagctgctgggcagatagcagtgtagactacgttaggacgacgaaatacgataagtacgcaattatctttgatacaaagacggctatgtagctagctaagaagaaattgctaagattagacaaatcaaaccgttgtactataatgaaatgtaatgaaaagttatactacctgcagaccgaagtgcggatgcgactgctcgctccaaccctatTGAAATgatcttttaacaaggcacacctgttagttGAAATGCTTTCCAGGTGACTGCCTCTTGAAGCTTgtttagagaatgccaaaagtgtgcaaagcggtcataaaggcaaagggtggctactttgaagaatctcaaatatattttgatttgtgttacacttttttggttacatgattccatatgtgttatttcatagttttgatgtcttcactattataatgcaatgtagaaaatagtacaaataaagaaaccccttgaatgagtaggtgtccaatcttgacgtgtgtgtgtgtgaaagaaaaGCACCTTTTTTTTggttcattaaaataacatcaaattgatcagaaatacagtttagACTTTGTAAATgacttgtagctggaaacggttcTTTTGTGGAATATCTGCATAGGTAtacagaggcccgttatcagcaaccatcgctcctgtgttccaatggcacgttgttagctaatctatgtgtatcattttaaaaggctaatggCCAGAAACTGGAAGttacattaaatagtacccgcaaaacaccagtctcaacgtcaacagtgaagaggcgactccgggatgcttacCTTTtatgcagagttcctctgtccaatgtctgtgttcttttgccagatcttcagtttcttggcaatttcttgcatggaatagccttcatttctcagaacaagaatagactgacaagtttcagaaggaagtgctttgtttctggccattttgagcctgtaatcgaacccacaaatgctgatgcgccagatactcaactagtctaaagaaggccagctttattgcttctttaatcagaacaacagatttttagctgtgctaacataacccttttgcaattttctaatgatcaattagcctttgaaaattataaacttggattagctaacataacgtgccattggaacacaggagtgatggtggctgataatggtcctctgtacgcctatgtgatctactgtttccagctacaatagtaatttacaagataatcaaattgtatttctgatcaatttggtgttattttaatgaacaaaaatTGTGCTTCTGAGTGACTCCAAacttgaacggtagtgtatgtacatGAGAACAAAACATACAAACGCGACATGCAACAATTTGTAATATTTGACTTTACAGTtaaggaaatcggtcaatttaaatgaattcattaggccataatctatggatttcacaggaCTAGGCAggggtgcttttacacctgcattgtttgctgtttggggctgGGGTgctgctatataaataaatttgatttgatttgatttgagcataGGCCCACCCCacatgggagccaggcccagccaatcagaatgagtttttcccacaagggctttattgcagacagaaatactcaaaatgagaagctttttgtgcatatggaaaattcctagtatttttatttatttcagctcacgAACAATACGTGGCGttttttatattttgttcagtgtactttcaTAAATGTCTTTCAACTGGTACCAGGGGACGTTCAGATGAGTGAGGCCTATGGGCGTCTTAGAGCAAAACAACCGACATGTTCGTGTCAGTGAGGGTCATCTTTGCACAGAGGGCAGTCCCTCCAGGATTCTGCGTTTCTGTGATTCATTGCAAAATCAACGCATATGATGCAGTAGTTCGCAATTTTGACCAATTCCCACACTTTTTGCGCATAAAAGGTTCCAATCAAAAGCGGGTTTGTAATTTTTTACCAATTACTGCACTGTTACCGTGGAAAATGGCCCAATCCAACCACATgtcaacagtttttttttttttttcccctctctcctccctggccTGTCAGCATATTCGCGTGCCAAGATGGGTGATTGTTGATGGCTGACGGGCAGTATAATGAACAGAAATCAATCTCATTTGCCAACAAAAATAACAGCTAACGACCGCGCGAAACAATTTCCAAATGTTTTTGGAAACTAGAGAATGTCGACGATCAAGTCACTTCGCATCAGCAGAGCATATGAGAATGTCAGAACAGTTCCCACAGCAGCGGCAGATCACCATTACTGAAGTGGTAGCAGGGAAGACTGTGGCAAGCGCTGAAAGAATCAAGTTGAGTGGCGTTTTACTCAAACTTTTACTccgctaaccttggctttagtggGAGGGTCAGTACTCTCTCCGCAGTCTGTCTATGGAGAGTGCTGCTCAAAGCACTGAGTGCAATTTGTCAGCATTGCTGTTTTAAACTAAAACGTAATACTTATCATGAAAGCACGATCTTTCtggattttttaaataaatggaaTAGTAAATATCAACCACAATTCTCTATTTTTAAGTTCTCTTCATTTCCCTTTTACAACCCTTTCAGAAAAAGTCTTGAAAATTCTTGCTTGTGATAACTTATTAGAAAGAAATACTGATCCTCAAATTGAAAGAGATTGATCAGCTTTGAATCTGTTAAGAGATGCATCCTGTGTTGATGGCAAgccagatggagaggtgtgaaTGGATTATGACAGATGTTAAAAGGAAAATAACCAAAATTGAGCACTTTAGATGTTCTAATTGTTTTTCTATTATGCATTCTGCTTAGTCGTCCTCAAACTGAGCACATGACTTTTATTGCTTTATATGAAATTAATATGAAATGTATAGCAGAGTTTCAGAAAAGTTAATGCTTTTTTTTGGCTGTAGAAATCAGAAATGTTGCTAAATCTTGGAGGGATacgggtcatattagtgtgtagctcATACTGTTCGGATGCTGCatacagaagttggcagatcatcTGTACCAACTTATGATGAATCCCAAGTTGTGGTGGTCGTAGAGCAAAATGGAGAACACTCTTGTTTGCGTgagtcatctttccatagaggggttataAAAGTTTGTAGTCAAACTGTTTGGATGATTTTGTGAGACCGATTTTTGGATGTCTCATTGTCTGACAAACTGCTCTAGTCCAActttcaccacagatgcggaAGTGTGACGTGTGGATccattggagaaaaaaaaaaaacatctctagctgaaACTTACAGATCTTTTTTTAATATGATTATTCGATTCAACCTTAGGGGGTTAAAAGGAAAAGTATTTAAACTCAAGTTGAACAAAATGGATACTAGACGGTGACAGTCCACCAATAGTCTTAAGATATATCCTCATAATAAACAGCACCCACATTTCACATAAGTGATGTCTTTCTCTGTACCCCAATGCATATATTCTTTCAATCAATGAATGTATTAAACTGTAGTTTTAAAAAAAATGGTCTTCAAGCATTAGTTTGTCCAAAAACATGCTTGACTCTGTCATCTCTTGCCCAGTGACTCCTGCACAGGCAATGACCTAACATCACACTCAACCCTCTGTCACCAAATAGGCTGTACACCCTGCAGTTTCCTCTGGTGAAACCTGCCCACCTTGTCTTTGGACGTGTTGATGCAGGCGTTGTGCTTGTTGCTCTGCAGGTGGTGCCAGTACTTGAGCAGTTCGTTGGGGTGAAACTGGTGGGAGGTTATGAGGTGGCTATACTTGCAGCTGGAGTAGGACACCCGCCAGTGGTTGAACAGGAACTCATTAGGCGGCGGCGTGGGTTCGATCCGCAGCTTGGCCAGGCAGATGCCCACGTAAACGTCCTCCAGATGCAGCCTGCGGATACCCAGGGAGGCCCTGTAGATCTTTCCAGCCAGGTCCCCTGAGAACACATAACCCGTTCCTGAGCAGAAAGTAGGGTACACCTCGCTGGGGTACAGCTCGGGGGGCATGTACCACTTGCTATTCTTGTTCCTGTTGGGTGCATAGCCCCTCATCAGGTAGCCCGTAATATAGTCCCGTTTGGGGTGCATCTCTGGCTGGAGAAGCTTGTGCACGAGATACTCTGTGTTGACAAAcatgtcactgtctgtcttcaTGACATAGTTGGTGCCCGGGCAGTGCGTGGACACCCAGTGCATGCCCATCAGGGTTTTtatagtcaggttgttgtaagtGTCCATGTAATCCTGCTGGATGATGTCATGGTGCCTCCGGCTCTCGGCCTCCAGGCTGCTCTGCTGCAGGCGGCCTACCCTGCCCTCCTTTACGCCTAACAGGAAGAGCCTAACAAAGCTTAGGCCCGGGACCATGCTCTCGTTCCCCCAGGTCTGCCGAATGGTCTCCCTGGCTTCCACCTGATTTCCCTCCGTGGCTATCAGCAGCACAAGGAATGGCTCTGGGTTGCCCTCCCGGCACTTGTCGGGCTCATTGATGATGTAAGGGTATGGCTCTGAGGTCAGCAAGCCCCTTAGCCCGACTTCCCCACTCAAGCTAGCATTAGCCGCCACTGAGTTCTCCAGTCCCGTAATCCCCTGTGGAAAGGAGGAGTCCTGAGGGGAACTGAGGTTGGCATTTCTTTCCGGAGGCGAAGGGGGAACCAGTGCGTCCCTCCATAGAGTCTGTGATGAGCTGTGATTCCCTTTTTCTTTGGTAGAGTGTAGTCCTCTTTCGGTGTAAGCCACTAGGTGCTCCATCTGCCATGTTGGCCCCCTGAGGCCCGGCAGCCAGTCTTGATGGCCCAGGATGAtcaggagcgagaggagagacagtaggccAGCGACATGCGTGTAGCAGTGGCGCCTCCTCCACTGCATGGTGTCTGTGTACCACCTCACGTGGGCAGCCGTAACGCACTCGGTCAAGTCAGGCGTATGCTGTGTGCGATATCATTGATGAACCAAGTAATTAGTCGGGAGGTGGTGCATGTATTGAACCGTAACATTCAAGTCACTTTGAATTGTTGGTCAGTTGTCAAACCTGTCCATATGTTTCAACCAGGTTCATGCGGTCTTCAGCAGAGGCCAACGTTTTTATCTAGGAGAAAAACAACAGTGATAATGTTAGCACAAGTTAAAACCATCAAACGCTTTGTCTAGGGTGACAGTGATTGTAGTGGTGTGAtaacatacagtgcattgggaaagtattcagacacgttgacactttccacattttgttacgttaaagccttgttctaaaatggattgatgaggggggaaactatttaatctacactaccccacaatgacaaagcaaaaacagttttttgtgaatgtaaatacaaaaaaaaactacatttaaaatagcattcagaccctttactcagtaatttgttgaagcaccttttggcatcgattacagccttgagtcttcttgggtatgacactgcaAGTTTGGcttggtcaggctccggagacgggcacatcgcgcaccgctcacgagcatactactcgccaatgtccagtccctTGActacaaggttgatgaaatccgagcaagggtagcattccagagagacataagagactaacgttctttgcttcaaggaaacatggctcactcgagacacactAGCGGAGTctgtacagccacctggtttcttcatgcATCTCGCCGACAGAAAggagcatctttctggtaagaagagggacggggttgtatgccttatgattaacgagacatggtgtgatcataacaacatacaggaactcaagtccttttgttaacCTGATTTTAggattcctcacaatcaaatgtcgagcgcattatctaccaagagaatcctcttcgattataatcacagccacaTATATTCCACCCCCCCCCAAGCAGGCACATCGATGGCCCTAAAACTTTATTtgactatgtaaactggaaaccacatcctgaggctgcattcattgtagctggggattttaacagggctaatctgaaaacaagactccctaaattctatcagcatatcgattgtgctacgagggctggtaaaaccctggatcattgttattctaacttccgcaatgcatataaggccctcccccgccctccttttggaaaagctgactacgactccattttgttgctccctgcctatagaccgagactaaaacaggaacttcccgcgctcaggtctgttcaacgctggtccgaccaatctgattccacgcttcaagactgcttcgatcacgtggattggggtatgttccgcattgcgtcaaacaacattgatgaatacgctgattcggtgagcgagtttattagcaagtgcatcggcgatgtcgtacccacagcaactattaaaacattcccaaaccagaaaccgtggattgatggcagcatttgcacgaaactgaaagcgcgaaccactgcttttaaccaggacaaggtgaccggaaacatgaccgaatacaaacagtgtagctattccctccgtaaggcaatcaaacaagctaagcatccgtgtagagacaaagtagagtcgcaattcaacggctcagacacgaggtatgtggcagggtctcagtcaatcacagattacaaaaagaaaaccagccctgtcacggaccaggatgtcttgctcccagacagactaaacttctttgctcgctttgaggacaatacagtgccactgacacggcccgctaccaaaacctgcggactccttcactgcagccgatgtgagtaaaacatttaaacgtgttaatgttgtaaatgactattgaagCTAGAAACAGCGGATTttgttttaatggaatatctacataggcccattatca
Encoded proteins:
- the LOC115114130 gene encoding beta-1,3-galactosyltransferase 2-like; amino-acid sequence: MQWRRRHCYTHVAGLLSLLSLLIILGHQDWLPGLRGPTWQMEHLVAYTERGLHSTKEKGNHSSSQTLWRDALVPPSPPERNANLSSPQDSSFPQGITGLENSVAANASLSGEVGLRGLLTSEPYPYIINEPDKCREGNPEPFLVLLIATEGNQVEARETIRQTWGNESMVPGLSFVRLFLLGVKEGRVGRLQQSSLEAESRRHHDIIQQDYMDTYNNLTIKTLMGMHWVSTHCPGTNYVMKTDSDMFVNTEYLVHKLLQPEMHPKRDYITGYLMRGYAPNRNKNSKWYMPPELYPSEVYPTFCSGTGYVFSGDLAGKIYRASLGIRRLHLEDVYVGICLAKLRIEPTPPPNEFLFNHWRVSYSSCKYSHLITSHQFHPNELLKYWHHLQSNKHNACINTSKDKVGRFHQRKLQGVQPIW